In Luxibacter massiliensis, a single genomic region encodes these proteins:
- a CDS encoding aminotransferase class I/II-fold pyridoxal phosphate-dependent enzyme yields the protein METLYDILDQYSRTDYYGFHMPGHKRNGSMMGIKLPYHIDITEIEGFDDLHHAEGILKKAQERAASVYGADETSYLVNGSTAGILSAIMGCTKRGDKILISRNCHKSVYHAVLLNSLEPIYIYPDFYEEKGLNGEIKIEDIADILEKNPDVKAVVITSPTYDGVISDIQGITYIAHTKGIPVIVDEAHGAHLGFHPYFPKNSNILGADVVIHSLHKTLPSLTQTALIHMNGNLADRREIRKYLHMLQTSSPSYIFMAAMDECIQMLNDNREKYFDPYIRILKEAREELGQLRFLSIAETRCYDRSKIVISTAGTNINGRDLYHRLLKEYHLQMEMASGTYVLAMTSICDTADGMKRFVGAMQEIDSHLHKNIEECGVSFALPELQQVYTPAQLDDMLKGDFRITTEEVCWEECVGRICTEYAYVYPPGIPLIVPGERISKEAKQLLQNYRAAGFSIEGLKNKGKTEVLCDG from the coding sequence GTGGAGACTTTGTATGATATACTAGATCAATATAGCCGGACTGATTATTACGGATTTCATATGCCAGGACATAAAAGAAATGGTAGTATGATGGGAATTAAGCTGCCATATCATATAGATATTACCGAAATTGAAGGTTTTGATGACCTGCACCATGCAGAGGGAATTTTAAAGAAGGCACAGGAAAGGGCGGCCAGCGTATATGGGGCTGATGAGACATCTTACCTGGTAAATGGTAGTACGGCAGGAATTTTGAGCGCTATTATGGGGTGTACAAAAAGGGGAGATAAGATATTAATCTCCAGAAACTGCCATAAGTCTGTATACCATGCTGTATTGTTAAATAGCTTGGAGCCTATATATATATATCCTGATTTTTATGAAGAAAAGGGACTTAATGGAGAAATAAAAATAGAAGATATAGCGGATATTCTGGAGAAAAATCCTGATGTGAAAGCTGTCGTAATTACATCTCCCACTTATGACGGCGTAATTTCTGATATTCAGGGAATTACCTATATAGCACATACCAAAGGGATTCCTGTGATTGTGGACGAGGCCCATGGGGCTCATCTGGGGTTTCATCCATATTTTCCAAAAAACTCTAATATACTGGGAGCAGATGTTGTAATCCACAGCCTCCACAAAACACTGCCGTCACTGACACAGACAGCCCTTATCCATATGAATGGAAATCTGGCAGATAGAAGGGAAATACGGAAATATCTCCATATGCTGCAGACAAGCAGTCCCTCCTATATATTTATGGCAGCCATGGATGAATGTATCCAGATGTTAAATGATAATCGTGAAAAATATTTTGACCCATATATCCGTATATTAAAGGAAGCCAGGGAGGAACTTGGCCAACTGAGATTTTTAAGTATCGCTGAGACAAGGTGTTATGACCGTTCTAAGATTGTAATTTCCACAGCTGGGACAAATATTAATGGCCGGGATTTGTATCACAGGCTGTTAAAAGAGTATCATCTACAGATGGAAATGGCATCAGGTACTTATGTCCTCGCAATGACATCAATATGTGATACTGCAGATGGAATGAAACGGTTTGTGGGCGCTATGCAGGAAATTGACAGTCATTTGCATAAAAATATAGAGGAATGTGGCGTATCGTTTGCACTTCCTGAACTCCAGCAGGTATATACACCGGCTCAGCTTGACGATATGTTAAAAGGAGATTTTAGAATTACAACAGAAGAGGTTTGCTGGGAGGAGTGTGTAGGACGGATTTGTACGGAGTATGCGTATGTGTATCCGCCTGGGATACCTCTCATAGTGCCGGGCGAGAGAATATCAAAAGAAGCAAAGCAGCTCTTACAGAATTACAGGGCAGCGGGATTTTCTATAGAGGGATTGAAAAACAAAGGCAAAACAGAGGTATTATGTGATGGGTAA
- a CDS encoding DNA polymerase III subunit, giving the protein MSGFKDVVGHNNIIQYIENAVKMDKVSHAYILNGEKGSGKKLLANLFAMSLQCQEREDDGDACGKCQSCKQAVNNNQPDIIKVSHEKPNTVSIDDIREQVNNDIVIKPYSSKYKIYIIADADMMTVQAQNAILKTIEEPPKYAVILLLTENAETLLPTIRSRCVMLKLRNIKDQLVKKYLMEQMQIPDYKADVCVAFAQGNMGKAIMLATSENFNEIKEEAVHLLRNINEMDVSDLAEAVKKCVSYKLGINDYLDIMAIWYRDVLIYKATKNVDRVVFSDQLKYIKERASKSSYEGIEIILDALEKVKSRLKANVNFDLAMELLLLTIKEN; this is encoded by the coding sequence ATGAGCGGATTTAAAGATGTAGTTGGACATAATAACATTATTCAGTATATAGAGAATGCAGTAAAGATGGACAAAGTTTCCCATGCTTATATCTTAAATGGAGAAAAAGGTTCTGGTAAGAAACTTTTGGCCAATTTATTTGCCATGAGCCTGCAGTGCCAGGAAAGAGAAGATGACGGCGATGCCTGCGGCAAGTGCCAGTCCTGCAAGCAGGCGGTGAATAATAATCAGCCGGATATCATCAAGGTATCACATGAAAAACCAAATACAGTAAGTATAGACGATATACGGGAGCAGGTAAATAATGATATCGTTATAAAGCCATACAGCAGTAAGTATAAAATTTATATAATTGCAGATGCAGATATGATGACGGTACAGGCACAGAATGCCATACTAAAGACTATAGAGGAGCCGCCTAAATATGCCGTTATTCTGCTTTTGACAGAGAATGCTGAAACCTTGCTCCCTACGATCCGTTCCAGATGTGTCATGCTTAAGCTGCGTAATATTAAAGACCAGCTTGTGAAGAAATACTTAATGGAACAGATGCAGATACCTGATTATAAGGCTGATGTCTGCGTTGCATTTGCACAGGGAAACATGGGAAAGGCAATCATGCTTGCCACCTCAGAGAATTTTAATGAAATTAAAGAAGAAGCAGTCCATTTATTGAGGAATATTAATGAAATGGATGTCAGTGACTTGGCTGAGGCGGTAAAGAAATGCGTTTCTTATAAACTTGGGATTAATGATTACTTGGATATTATGGCTATCTGGTATAGGGATGTACTTATTTACAAAGCTACGAAGAATGTAGACAGGGTTGTCTTTTCAGATCAGCTCAAATATATTAAGGAGCGTGCAAGTAAAAGCTCATACGAAGGTATTGAGATTATTTTGGATGCTCTTGAAAAAGTAAAATCCAGACTGAAGGCAAATGTTAATTTTGATTTAGCCATGGAACTGTTGTTGTTGACAATAAAGGAGAATTAA
- a CDS encoding nucleoside/nucleotide kinase family protein, with product MGKIFYIMGKSSSGKDTIFKRLTQELNYKTIILYTTRPIRDGETNGTEYYFVDELALADLEKKGRVIEVRAYNTKCGIWKYFTADDGQIDLKNYDYIVIGTLQSYQAMCRYFGNNRLVPIYIEVEDGERLQRALHRERLQSDPKYAELCRRFLADEEDFSEENLREAGVTKRFQNTSVDECLDKIRRYIQGFE from the coding sequence ATGGGTAAGATTTTTTATATTATGGGTAAGAGCTCTTCCGGGAAAGATACTATTTTTAAGAGACTTACCCAGGAGTTAAATTATAAAACTATTATATTGTATACTACAAGGCCAATCCGGGATGGGGAGACCAATGGTACAGAATATTATTTTGTGGATGAACTGGCACTGGCAGACCTTGAGAAAAAGGGACGTGTTATTGAAGTAAGAGCATATAATACAAAATGCGGGATATGGAAGTATTTTACTGCTGATGACGGTCAGATAGACCTGAAAAATTATGATTATATTGTAATCGGAACCTTGCAGTCATATCAAGCCATGTGCAGATATTTTGGGAACAATAGACTAGTCCCAATATATATTGAAGTGGAAGATGGAGAGAGGCTTCAAAGAGCACTGCACAGGGAAAGGCTTCAGAGTGATCCTAAATATGCTGAATTATGTAGAAGGTTTCTTGCTGATGAGGAAGACTTTTCGGAAGAAAATTTACGGGAAGCAGGAGTAACAAAGCGGTTTCAGAATACTTCTGTTGATGAATGCCTGGATAAAATTAGAAGGTATATCCAGGGGTTTGAGTAA